Part of the Sphingomonadaceae bacterium OTU29LAMAA1 genome, GCATCGTCACCAGCGGTATCTGGCGCCCCGCGCGGCTGGAAGCATGGGACGCCGCCCGTCTGGATCACGTCCACATCGCGCAGGACGCGCTGAACGACGCGGAGGCTCGCCTGACCGCGCATGCCACGATCGTCGCCAATGTCGCAGGGACGGTTACGCTTACCGCCACGGTCACCGCGCCCGACGGCACCCGCCAGTCGATCGAGCGCAGCGTCACGCTCGCCCCCGGCAGCAACCCGGTCACCATCCCGCTGACCATCGCCCGCCCGCAACGCTGGCAACCGGTCGGCTATGGCGCACAGCCGCTCTACACCGTCGCCACCACGCTGGACGGCGACACGCAGACGCGCACGATCGGCCTGCGGACCGTCAGCCTCGACCGCAAGGATGGCGCGTTCGGCCTGATCGTCAACGGCATTCCGATCTTCGCCAAGGGCGCGAACGTCATTCCGTTCGACAGCTTCCCCGCCCGCGTCGATCCCGCCGAGCCGGAGAGCCTGCTGAAGGCCGCGCGCGACGCCAACATGAACATGGTCCGCATCTGGGGCGGCGGCTATTACCTCGACGACGCCTTCTACGCCGCTGCCGACCGCATGGGGGTGATGGTGTGGCAGGACTTCATGTTCGGCGGATCGGTGACGCCCCCCGACGCCGCCTTCCGCGCCAGCGTGGCGGCGGAAGCGGACGAACAGGTCGCGCGGCTGGGCGATCATCCCTCGATCGTGATCTGGGCCGGCAACAACGAAGTGCTGTCCGGCTGGGAAAACTGGTCCGATCGCAAGGCGTTCAAGACCGCGGTCGGCCCCAACGAGCAGGAGCGCATCGGTACGGGCATGGCGGTGTTGTTCGACCGCGTCCTGCGCGGCGCGGTCACCGCCAACAGTCCGGGCACGCCCTACATGCCCGGATCGCCGTCGACCGACTACGAGGCACCGACCGACACCGATGCCAACGGCGACCGCCATTTCTGGGACGTCTGGTCGGGCAGCAAGCCGGTCGAGAATTATCTCGACAGCTGTCCGCGCTTCATGAGCGAATACGGCTTCCAGTCGATGCCGACGATGGCCACCATCCGTGGTTTCGCCGGAAAGGGCGCGCTCGATCCCGACAGCCCAGTGATGAAGGCGCATCAGAAATTCCTGGCCGGCGAAGGCAATGCCCGCCTGCGCCTGTACCTCGACCAGCGGCTGCGCCCGGCGAAGGGTTTCGCCGACTTCGTCTATCTGACGCAGGTCAATCAGGCGCAGGCGATCGGCCTCGCCGCGCGTCACCACCGCGCCTGCCGCCCGGTGACGATGGGCTCGCTGTTCTGGCAGTTGAACGACG contains:
- a CDS encoding glycoside hydrolase family 2 protein, whose protein sequence is MTGRLRTSAVLLLTASPLAARDTIPLDGGWQVRIDPADTAATKAHPREAKWFTAQVPGSVQQDLIRAKRVPNPFIGTNEGAIQWAGLSAWQFRKTLTVTRAMLAHRHLDLVFDGLDTFATVTVNGRPLLKADNAHRRWRADAKALLREGRNEVLVGIASPIRTLQPMVLKEKNPLPGEYDSAYGDEPKGVQTSPYIRKPKYQYGWDWGPRIVTSGIWRPARLEAWDAARLDHVHIAQDALNDAEARLTAHATIVANVAGTVTLTATVTAPDGTRQSIERSVTLAPGSNPVTIPLTIARPQRWQPVGYGAQPLYTVATTLDGDTQTRTIGLRTVSLDRKDGAFGLIVNGIPIFAKGANVIPFDSFPARVDPAEPESLLKAARDANMNMVRIWGGGYYLDDAFYAAADRMGVMVWQDFMFGGSVTPPDAAFRASVAAEADEQVARLGDHPSIVIWAGNNEVLSGWENWSDRKAFKTAVGPNEQERIGTGMAVLFDRVLRGAVTANSPGTPYMPGSPSTDYEAPTDTDANGDRHFWDVWSGSKPVENYLDSCPRFMSEYGFQSMPTMATIRGFAGKGALDPDSPVMKAHQKFLAGEGNARLRLYLDQRLRPAKGFADFVYLTQVNQAQAIGLAARHHRACRPVTMGSLFWQLNDVWPSISWSSIDHLGQWKLLQYEAKRAFAPQAIVAEHRGDATRVVLVSDATTPIAAKWRITVRDMTGATLGTREADVTLAPLSAATVATIPDADLFGSADPAKSYAVAELLIDDRSISRAMIERLLPKDMAYPDPALTLRRSGDKATITAKNLARAVMIDMGDQPGQASDSGFDLLPGESVTVTLTGKQMPILRTLAR